In the Juglans microcarpa x Juglans regia isolate MS1-56 chromosome 6D, Jm3101_v1.0, whole genome shotgun sequence genome, one interval contains:
- the LOC121235111 gene encoding 17.1 kDa class II heat shock protein-like: MENVRDTRGYGRRTSWRNAVVEELVPSSGWTEDPSTHYLLVDLPGFKNDEIQFQITGSGNLMISGERKVHEDKIVYFEQTFTMPKNTNMDEISGEFRGKFLYVIVPKQAVEEKRAEENVEGNVSGSQREDELKSKGNVNVGFSGETTKDLKNESETNSKNVVEMLKKNKGILMTAILAFSLGVLVTCKMYRPDPRVRELTPILS, encoded by the exons ATGGAAAATGTTAGAGATACGAGGGGGTATGGGCGGAGAACAAGCTGGCGAAACGCAGTAGTTGAAGAACTTGTACCTTCTTCGGGTTGGACGGAGGACCCAAGCACCCATTATCTCCTTGTTGATCTACCTG GTTTCAAGAATGATGAGATTCAATTTCAAATTACTGGCTCTGGCAACTTGATGATCAGTGGAGAAAGGAAAGTACATGAAGacaaaattgtttattttgagcAAACCTTTACAATGCCAAAAAATACGAACATGGATGAGATCAGTGGAGAATTCAGGGGTAAGTTTTTGTATGTCATTGTCCCAAAGCAAGCGGTAGAAGAAAAGAGAGCAGAGGAGAATGTAGAAGGAAATGTCAGTGGCTCCCAAAGAGAAGACGAGTTGAAGAGCAAGGGAAATGTCAATGTAGGGTTCTCTGGAGAGACCACAAAGGATTTGAAGAATGAATctgaaacaaattcaaaaaatgttgtggagatgcttaaaaaaaataagggtaTTCTTATGACGGCCATCTTGGCATTTTCACTAGGGGTATTGGTAACATGTAAAATGTATCGCCCTGATCCCAGAGTCAGGGAGTTAACTCCTATCCTCTCATAA